CCTCCTCCCCACAACCGAATGCAACGCCTCAACCGCTCAACGTGGTGCCAGATAAAATAACCACGGTTGAAGGCACCCTCAGTCCTAATCAAACCCTCACTTACCTGATTCCTGCTCAACAATGGCAACTCTTAAGCGCCTCCCTCACCGGCACAGGTGTTTTAATGAGCGTCCTCAACCAAGATCGACAACCGATGAATCAGCCTGTGAAGCCGGTGGAACGCTGGGAAGGCTTGCTTTCTTCGTCTGGAGACTATTACCTTCAGCTCAACCCTGCACAAGGCAGTGAGCCGAAACCGTACAAGCTAGACATTAATTTAACCGGCTATTTTCCCAGAAAATTATGTCAGGATCCTGATGCCGAGGGCATTGAGCGTTGGTATCCAGTTTTGATTGAATACAGCCCCGAAGCACTGCAACGGGTGCAATCTGATTACTGCCGTGATACCTTTATCACACCCAAAGCATCAGCCGGCAACCCTGCTGTCCTGGTGGGGTCTTTTGGGGATCAAGCCAAAGCTCAAGCGTTTGCGGATTTGATGAACCGCGAAGTTGGCAGTGCAACCGTTGGGGAACCGACAGCCGGTAGTCCAAAAAGTTCGTGTAGTGATCCCGATCCCGGTGGCACTCAGACTTGGTATCCGGTTTTAGTGGAATATACCAAGGAGCACTACATTCAAATTCTGTCCTACTGTCCCAATGCCTCTGTGACACAGAAATCCTCTGGCAAAGGCTCGTATATTGAGATCGCTACATTTCTGGATAAATCAAAGGCAGCTCAGATGGCCAATTTCATCACCCAAGAAGTTGCCAGCGCTGAAGTTGGGGCTGCTTCCACCCGTCCAGTTCCTAAACCCGCCGGAGTGAAGTAGGCTGTCTTTAATCGCGCTTGCCGGCTGTTTTGTTGAAAAAACGTTAAACTTGTCCGGGTACTTGACGCAATGGATGCAGTCTGAAACGTCAGAGTGCAGATCCGGCAGCACATCTTTTATTTGATGTAGAATTCGTTGAATCGCTCATTATTTAATATCAAGTTTTTTTCTGAAATTTTACTTCCTGCTTAAACTATAGTTAAAAGCTATCAATCGGAAGTGGTAAAAATGTGTTGAAATTGACTTCTTGACTCACAGACTGTCAAAAAATCAAGAATTTATTTTTTGGTGGCTGCTTAAGGTTAAATTGATGGAAGTTAGAGTGCATCAACTGGATGTGGTTTCGTCGTGATTCAAAGGTAAGGGCGATGAGTGATAGTATGGCATTTCTGGCAGGGACGGCCTTCGCTGGGATTGCGGCTTTGCTCTTGCTGAAAGGAGGAGGAACGCCAGCCCAAATTTACCCCCCCAATTCTCTTCCGCCGCCGCCGCCTGCCTTGTCTTCGAGCAATACGCCTCTACCGCCGCCGCCGCTGTTGCCGGCACAGACAAGCTCCAATACAGAACAGCAACGCTACGACATGGAACGGCTCAAAGCTCAGATGGATCAGCAAAAGACTGACATCGAACAGCTCAAAGCTCAAATCCAGAATCAGCAAATGCTGATCCAAACCCTATCGGCGCAGGCTAAAGTCAATGCCTTAAGTTCCCCAAATTACCCAAATCAGGGGATGGTTTCCGTTCAGCAGCCGGCAAATCCCATGCTTTCTGGCATCCTCTGGGCGTTAGGCGGCGCGATTGTGACGGTGATGGGGGGAATTGTGCTAGCAGCAGCGATAACATTGCTCTCACAACAGCAGCGTCCTTCTCGTACCGTACAACTAATTCACCCCCTGAACGATCGACCGACTTACTTGCCGCCGAAGCGACGCAAGCGAGCTGAACCTAATGAATATTACGAAGAATAATTGTAGAGCCGGTTTTTTTGATTTCAGATCGCCTATGCCGGCTGGGTTAGTTTATGTTTCTCACCTCATAGAACTGAATAGCCGATACCGTTTACTTTGCTACATCTCTACAATTGAGCGGGAGAGTTCTTCGCGAGTATGGGCAGCCGGCATATCAGGAGATGGCAGAAGCCGGTGTAGAGATTTTATTATTTTTCTCGATTCACTTAAAGACTTGACTTCAACCTGTTCTAGGGGAAGCAACCTTAACCAATTTTTTATAAACTGGAAAGCTATAATCCAGAGCATCAGCGATAGGATATCTTTAGGTTTGCAAGAAAAATAGCACCGCATTCATTTGTGGCAAAATTTCTAAACCAAAATACAAAATAATAAATCCCTAGTTTTATCAAAAATAGCAAGTTTTAGGAATGATTTTTCTTCACAATTTAAAATGGATGAAAGATTCTCAGGATCAACCTTCTTTCAAACTTCCAAATCAAGATTTAAATGTCGAATTGTCTAAATCTGAAGAACTGTGCCGGTTAAAAGCAGAATTACAGCGATACCGAACCCTAGACGAAAATCTTCCCGTCGGTCACTTTACCGTAAACTCAGAAGGAATTATTCAGACAGTTAATTCATTTGCGGCAACTCATTTAGGCTACGGTGTGGAGGAACTAACGGAACAATCGATTTTTAATATTACTCATCCTGAAGATCGAGAACAACTGCAAGCAAACTTAAAAGCTATCTTTGAAAATTCCATAAAAAGTTGCGATTGGGAATTGCGTCAAATCTCCAAAGACGGCAACATTTTGTGGATGAGAACAATTGCCCGTGCGGTGCCAGAAGCTGATAGCAATTCGCTCCTCCTCATCTGCGAAGATATCACCCCGCGCAAGCAAGTTGAAAACGAACTTCGGTTAACCAGAGTTGTACTGGAATACGCGGTGGAAGGCATTTCGCGGCTAGACAAGCAAGGGCGTTACATTGCTGTTAATAAAGCTGATGCCGGCACACTCGGTTACACACCGGAAGAAATGATAGGCATGGAATGGCAGGTAACTGTACATCCTGAAGATCAAGAAAAGATGATAGCTGCCTACCAGCAAATGCGAAGAGATGGCAAGGTAGAAGTTGAAGCCAAGGGTGTGCGGAAAGATGGTTCAATTTTTTACAAACAGTTAGTGATGGTTGCCGCCTTTGATAGCCAGAAGCAATTCATCGGGCATCACTGCTTTATGAAAGATATTACCGACCGTAAACAGGCAGAAGCAGCACTGCAAAAAGCTCACAACGAGTTAGAAAGGCGAGTAGAGGAACGCACAGCCGAATTCACGCTACCCAATGGACTCTTAAAACAAGAAACCGCCGAACGCCGGCGGGCAGAGGAGGAATGGCAAAAGCTGGCTTCACTGGTTGAAAACAGTACCGATTTTATTGCAATGTCTTCCCTAGAAGGAAAAATTATTTTCGTTAATGAAGCGGGGCAAAAATTGGTAGGTTTAGACAATTTAGAAGCAGCGCTTGCTAAAAAATTGTCTGATTACTTTTCTGAGGAAGCCTGGGCACAGTTTTGTGAAGTGACGTTGCCGGCACTCATGACAACCGGCCATTGGGAAGGAGAGGGCCAACTTCGTCACTTTAAGACGGGCAAAATGATCGAGGTTTACAGAAGTTGTTTTGTCGTCAAGCATCGGCAAACCGGCGAAAGGCTTTGTATTGCAACAGTTCAGCACGACATTACCGAACGCAAACAAGCAGAAATCGCCCAGAGACAGCAAACTGAACGGGAGAAACTGAGCAGACAAATTTCCCAGCGCATTCGCCAGTCTTTGAACTTAAATGAAATTCTCAATACCACCGTAGGGGAGGTGCGAGAATTTTTAGAAACTGACCGAGTGTTCATCTATCGATTTGAGCCAGATTGGAGCGGGGTGATCGTTGTAGAATCTGTCGGTTCTGGCTGGACGCCGATTTTAGGCACGAAAATCAACGACGGCTATTTTGCAGCAACTTATGTTGAACCCTACAGGAACGGTCGGATTCAGGCAACTGATGATATTTATGCAGCCGGTTTCTCCCAATGCCACATCGATTTACTCGAACAACTTCAAATTAGAGCAACTTTAGTTGTCCCCGTTCTGCAAGGAGATCAGTTGTGGGGACTACTGATTGTCAATCACTGCCGTGCACCCCGGCAATGGCAGACGTTGGAAATCGATCTGATCAAGCAACTGGCAACCCAGGTAGCGATCGCAATTCAGCAATCACAACTCTACCAGCAAGTGCAGTTGCTCAACGTTGATCTCGAAAGTCAAGTGCGGGAACGTACTCGCCAACTGCAACAAGCGCTGAATTTTGAATCCATGCTCAAACGAGTCACGGATCATGTGCGCGACAGTCTAGACGAAAGCCAGATTTTGCAAACAGCGGTGGAAGACTTAACACAAGTGCTGGGCATTGATGGCTGCGATACAGCTTTGTACGACCTCAACCAAGGCACAGCGATCATCAGCTATGAGTACACCCCCCGCCTATCCTCCGCTAAAGGGCACATCATACGAATGGCGGACTTTCCAGAAGGCTACCGCCAGCTGCTGCAAGGTCAATATTTCCAGTTTTGCGAACTCATCGCTAGCCTCCGCGAACCGCTTTCTATTCTGGCGTGTCCGATTTTTGATAATGAAGAAGTGCTGGGTGATATGTGGTTATTCAAGCAGCCGAATGATGGTTTTAATGAGCTAGAAATTCGGCTGGTGCAGCAAGTGGCAAATCAATGTGCAATCGCGATTCGTCAAGCGCGACTTTTCCAAGCTGCTCAAGCACAAGTGGAGGAACTTGAGAAACTTAATCGGCTGAAGGATGACTTTTTAAATACTGTTTCTCATGAATTACGAACACCCATGTCTAACATGAAAATGGCCTTGCAAATGTTAGAAGTTTCCATGAATCGACAAAAGAAGCTAGGTGCTGAAACGGGTGAAGCCCAGGCAGCGGCTAGCCAGGTGTTTCGCTATTTTGAGATATTAAGAGATGAATCGGAGAAAGAAATTAGTTTAATTAATGATTTGCTAAATTTGCAGTATCTTGATGCCGGCACTCAACCTTTAATGCTAACGTCGATTCATTTACAAGATTGGATTTCTCATGTCATTGAGCCTGTTGAGCAGCGGTTTCGGCAGCAGCAGCAAATCTTGCGCGTTGAAATTGCTTCCGATTTGCCTCCCCTTGTTTCCGATATGTCGGCATTAGGGCGCATTTTGGAAGAACTATTAAATAATGCCTATAAATACACGCCACCGCAGGGAGAAATTACTGTTACAGCCCAAATGGAATCGGGAATGCTACAGTTAAAAGTTAGTAACACCGGCATCGAGATTCCGGCGAGTGAGTTTTCCCATATTTTTGATAAATTTTATCGCATTCCCAATGCCGATCCCTGGAAGCAAAGCGGGACTGGATTGGGATTGGCCCTAGCAAAGAAACTGGCAGAACATTTAGGGGGAAGACTTTGGGTTGAAAGTGGTAAAGGTCAGACTTATTTTACTCTTGAATTACCTATAACTTGAGGGGCTAGCAGCTCAGAGGGCAAGCCTCCAAGCTAGGGGAAGCTTTTAATGAATTCCTGCAAACCAGCACCATTGAGGGTGAATTTCGAGTAAAACTCTACCAGCCCCTTTATTTTTTGGGGTCAACTACTTAGTCTATCAATCTAGTGAACATAATGTATTCTTAAGATTTATTAAGGTTTAATTATTTTTTAATTTAAGCTTTAAAGTAGTTAAAGATACATAATATTTTTTCTACATGGGCATCGTCTGCAAGGTCGATTATTTTACGAATGCCCAAAAAAACCTCCATCTTTGATGAGAGGCCGGCTTGACTATCCCTCAAAGCATTTAGCAATTTTGAGGGGAAGTAAATTTGTTAGCAAATTTTTCAGCTTTTTTGAAGTTCTGATTTTTTCCGAAGAATCGGTTCAATGCAACTATACCAAACTCAAACAATTAAATCAACCGAAAAAATGACCATTTTTCTGAGCGGCTACCAAATCCTTAAAACTATTCATGAAGGTGCCAATACAGTTATTTACCGGGGACGCAAAGAGTCAGATAACTCCTCAGCCATCATAAAAACCCTGAAAGCCGAGTATCCTACAATTGAAGAAATTACCCGCTTAAGACATGAATATAAAATCATCCAACCTTTATCTATAGAAGGGGTTATCAAAACTTATGGACTCCAAAATTACCAGCACAGCTACGCCCTAATTTTAGAAGATTTTGCCGGCTTGCCTCTTAAAGAATTAATCAACAATCAAAGATTATCTTTATCTGATGTTCTTCAGGTGGCAATAAACCTAGCTCATACGCTAGGACATCTGCATTTATCTCACATTATTCACAAAGATATTAAACCCAATAATATCCTTCTTAATCCTCAAACAGGGCAAATAAAACTTATTGACTTTAGCATTTCATCGCGCTTATCTAAAGAAACCCCAACCCTTAGCAATGCCAACTTGCTAGAAGGCACCCTCGCCTATATGTCGCCCGAACAAACCGGCAGGATGAATCGTTCTTTGGACTACCGCACTGATTTTTATTCTCTGGGAATCACTTTCTATGAAATGCTAACAGGTCAGTTGCCTTTTGATTCCACCGATCCAATGGAATTGATCCACTGTCATATCGCTAAAATGCCGGTTCCTCCTCACCATCTTAATAGAGAAGTCCCGCAAGCGGTTTCGGATGTCGTGATGAAATTAGTTGCTAAAACCGCTGAAGACAGATATCAAAATGCTTGGGGACTCAAAGCAGATTTAGAAGAATGTTTGAGGCAACTGCAAACCACAGGTAAAATCGAGGAATTTGTTCCGGGCAAATTAGATAAATCTGGTCAATTCCTGATTCCGCAAAAACTCTACGGACGTGATGCGGATGTAGCAACTTTGCTAGATTCCTTCCTTCGCGTAGGAGTGAGTTCAGATGATAACTCTTCAGAAAAACAAATAATTTTAGAGCCAAACTTTCACCTAAAAGGCAAAGCGGAAATGATGCTGGTTTCCGGATACTCCGGTATTGGAAAAACCAGTGTTGTTAACGAAATTCACAAACCCATCGTCAAAGCACGAGGATATTTTATTGCCGGCAAGTTTGACCAGTTCAAGCGAAATATCCCCTATGCCGCCATCATTCAAGCATTTCAAGCATTGATTCGACAACTTTTAACAGAAAATCCTGAAGAAATTTCGATTTGGAAAGAAAAATTAGAAGTTGCTTTTGCTCAGAATGGGCGAGTCATTACGGATGTAATTCCCGAAGTTGAACTAATTGTTGGGGTGCAACCAGAAGTTCCCAATTTAGGGCCGGCAGAATCTCAAAATCGCTTCAACCGGCTGTTTAAACAATTCATCCATGTCTTTACCACCAAAGAACACCCCCTGGTTCTCTTTTTAGATGATTTGCAGTGGGCGGATAGTGCGTCTTTAAAATTAATTCAATTGTTGATAACTGACACAGATAGCCGGTATTTGTTGGTGATCGGGGCATATCGGGATAATGAAGTCAGCCCAACGCATCCGTTAATGCTAACTTTAGAAGAAATTCAAAAAGCCGGTGCTGCGGTTAATAATATTGTACTCAAACCTTTAGACTTTGAAAACGTCAATCAATTAGTTGCCGATACCCTTCATTCAGAAACCCGCTCAAAAACCCTCGCTGAGTTACTTTTCAACAAAACGGGAGGAAATCCTTTTTTCTTAACCCAATTATTGCAGACGCTACACTCAGAAAACTTGCTGAATTTCGACTTTATGGAAGGTTGCTGGCTGTGGGATATGGAAAAAATCCAAGCCATCGGCATTACAGATTTTAATGTTGTTGAACTCGTTGCCAGAAATATTCAAAAACTCCCCCTAGAGACACAGCAGGTTTTAAAATTAGCCGCCTGCATCGGGAACTCTTTTAACTTAGATGTTTTGGCAATTGTTAACGAGACATCAATGTTAATTACCGCCAATGAGCTGTGGGAGGCGCTACAAGCCGGCTTGATTTTGCCACTGAGCAATGCCTACAAAATTCCCCTATTTTTTGATAAAGAACATCAGGGAGATTTGCTGGTAGAGAATGTCAGGATTGGCTACAAGTTTTTACATGATCGCGTGCAGCAGGCAGCGTATTCTCTAATTCCTGAAGACCAGAAAAAAGCCGTACACCTGAAAATTGGTCAGTTGCTGTTGCAAAAAACAGCTAAATCTGCTTTAGAAGAAAATATCTTTGATATTGTCAACCAACTGAATATCGGACTTGAATTTATCAAGAATCCCTCAGAAAAAGAGGAACTTGCCAAACTGAATTTAATGGCAGTACGGAAAGCCAAGGCAGCAACCGCTTATGAAGCGGCTGTGCGGTATGCGAATGTTGGTTTGGAACTTCTCCCAGCGTCAGGGTGGCAAAATTACTATGAATTGACGCGGGATCTCCATGTTGAAGCCGTGGAAGTGGAATATTTAAACACTAATTACGAGCAGGCAAAACAGCTTTCTGAAATTGTTCTACGACAAGCAGAATCCCTACTCGAAAAAGTCAAAGTTTATGAAATAAAAATCCAATTTTATATTGCTCAAAATTTGATGCAAGAAGCTATTAACACAGCTTTAGAAGTGTTAAAAATGCTGGGTGTGTTTATTCCTAAAAATCCCAACAAGATAAACATTTTAGTCGGAGTGCTTCGCACAAAGCTTACCCTAAACGTCAAGCAAATTGAGGATCTAGCTCAGTTGCCAGAAATGACCGATCCTTATAAGCTTGCGGCTATGCGGATCTTGATCGCTGTCCTCGTTCCTGCTTTTCTTACGGCTCCAAGTTTATTTCCAATTGTGACCTTTAAAATGGTCAATCTTGCTGTCCGTTATGGAAATTCTCCACTGTCTGCTTACGGCTATACACTTTACGGCTGGCTGCTGTGTGGGGCACTTGGGGATATCAATTCTGGATATCAATTTGGCCAGCTTGGCATCAGGCTGTTGGATCAATTTGATGCTAGAGAGCTAAAATGTAAAGGCATTAATATCTTTAATGCCTTTATCCGGCACTGGAAAGATCATGTCAGAGAGACTATTCAGCCTTTTGTTGAAGCACTGCAAATTAGTTTAGAAACTGGAAATATAGAGTATACAGGCTACAGCGCAATCAATTACTGTCACTACATTTTTCTAAAGGGTGAGCATTTGCCAAAAGTCAGCGCTCACCAGCGTCAGTACATTGATTTAATGCGAAAGCTGAAACAAGAGTACGTCATTCATTCGATTAGCATAAGCCAGCAAGCTGTCTTAAATTTACTCGATTTATCTGAAAACCGATGCAGTTTAATTGGGCAAAGCTTTGATGAAAATGAAATGTTGCGAATTTTTAAAGAGGCAAATATTATCACGTCTCTTTTTATAACCTATTTTTACAAATTAATGCTTTCCTATCTATTTAAAGACTACAAGGGAGCAATAGAAAGTGCATCTTTAGCGGAACAATATGCAGCCGGCATTTCTGGGTTCTTAATACTTTCAGAACACAATTTTTACTATTCTCTTGCACTGCTCGGTTTCTGCTCAAGCTGCGATGATCGGGAAACGAATGAAATTCAGCTTTCTCAAAAGCAAGCGTTGAAGCTAGTCAATTTAAATCAAACAAAACTGAAGCTATGGGCTGTTGAAGCTCCAGAAAATTATCAGCATAAATATCTCCTAGTTGAAGCAGAAAAAGCGAGGGTTTTGGGGCAAGAGGTTAAAGCGATGAAGCTTTACGACTGCGCCATTCAAGGAGCAAAAGAACAAGGATATATCCAAGAAGAAGCGCTCGGTAATGAATTAGCAGCAGAATTTTACCTCGCTTGTGGCAGAGAAAAAGTAGCCAAAACTTACATGACAGAAGCTTACTACGGCTACATTCGCTGGGGAGCAACTGCCAAAGTTAAAGACTTAGATGAAAGGTATCCCCACTTGATTTTCCGGACGCCTCAGCAAGCAACCCTAGACCTTGATATTACTCAGACAACTTCCTCAATTGGCAAAACCGCTCAAATTCTCGATTTAGACACAGTTCTCAAATCATCTCTGGTGCTGTCAGGTGAAATTGTTCTGAGTAACCTGCTGAATAAATTGATGAAAGTTGTCATTGAAAATGCCGGTGCTCAAAAAGGCTTCTTCCTCAGTCAGCAAGAAAATCAATGGGTGATAGAAGCCGAGGGATTCGTCGGTGAAGATCATGTAACCGTTACACAATTTATTTCAAGCAACGCTCAAGAAAAATTGCCAGTTTCTCTACTCAACTATGTGGAAAGAACCAGGGAAAATCTCGTTTTAGACGACGCCTCCAATGTCGGTACTTTTGCAGCAGATCCTTATATTGCCGGCAACCAACCTAAATCTATCTTGTGTTCTCCCCTCATCCATTCAGGTAAACTCACAGGCATTCTTTACTT
Above is a genomic segment from Microcoleus sp. FACHB-68 containing:
- a CDS encoding PAS domain S-box protein, translated to MIFLHNLKWMKDSQDQPSFKLPNQDLNVELSKSEELCRLKAELQRYRTLDENLPVGHFTVNSEGIIQTVNSFAATHLGYGVEELTEQSIFNITHPEDREQLQANLKAIFENSIKSCDWELRQISKDGNILWMRTIARAVPEADSNSLLLICEDITPRKQVENELRLTRVVLEYAVEGISRLDKQGRYIAVNKADAGTLGYTPEEMIGMEWQVTVHPEDQEKMIAAYQQMRRDGKVEVEAKGVRKDGSIFYKQLVMVAAFDSQKQFIGHHCFMKDITDRKQAEAALQKAHNELERRVEERTAEFTLPNGLLKQETAERRRAEEEWQKLASLVENSTDFIAMSSLEGKIIFVNEAGQKLVGLDNLEAALAKKLSDYFSEEAWAQFCEVTLPALMTTGHWEGEGQLRHFKTGKMIEVYRSCFVVKHRQTGERLCIATVQHDITERKQAEIAQRQQTEREKLSRQISQRIRQSLNLNEILNTTVGEVREFLETDRVFIYRFEPDWSGVIVVESVGSGWTPILGTKINDGYFAATYVEPYRNGRIQATDDIYAAGFSQCHIDLLEQLQIRATLVVPVLQGDQLWGLLIVNHCRAPRQWQTLEIDLIKQLATQVAIAIQQSQLYQQVQLLNVDLESQVRERTRQLQQALNFESMLKRVTDHVRDSLDESQILQTAVEDLTQVLGIDGCDTALYDLNQGTAIISYEYTPRLSSAKGHIIRMADFPEGYRQLLQGQYFQFCELIASLREPLSILACPIFDNEEVLGDMWLFKQPNDGFNELEIRLVQQVANQCAIAIRQARLFQAAQAQVEELEKLNRLKDDFLNTVSHELRTPMSNMKMALQMLEVSMNRQKKLGAETGEAQAAASQVFRYFEILRDESEKEISLINDLLNLQYLDAGTQPLMLTSIHLQDWISHVIEPVEQRFRQQQQILRVEIASDLPPLVSDMSALGRILEELLNNAYKYTPPQGEITVTAQMESGMLQLKVSNTGIEIPASEFSHIFDKFYRIPNADPWKQSGTGLGLALAKKLAEHLGGRLWVESGKGQTYFTLELPIT
- a CDS encoding ATP-binding sensor histidine kinase — translated: MQLYQTQTIKSTEKMTIFLSGYQILKTIHEGANTVIYRGRKESDNSSAIIKTLKAEYPTIEEITRLRHEYKIIQPLSIEGVIKTYGLQNYQHSYALILEDFAGLPLKELINNQRLSLSDVLQVAINLAHTLGHLHLSHIIHKDIKPNNILLNPQTGQIKLIDFSISSRLSKETPTLSNANLLEGTLAYMSPEQTGRMNRSLDYRTDFYSLGITFYEMLTGQLPFDSTDPMELIHCHIAKMPVPPHHLNREVPQAVSDVVMKLVAKTAEDRYQNAWGLKADLEECLRQLQTTGKIEEFVPGKLDKSGQFLIPQKLYGRDADVATLLDSFLRVGVSSDDNSSEKQIILEPNFHLKGKAEMMLVSGYSGIGKTSVVNEIHKPIVKARGYFIAGKFDQFKRNIPYAAIIQAFQALIRQLLTENPEEISIWKEKLEVAFAQNGRVITDVIPEVELIVGVQPEVPNLGPAESQNRFNRLFKQFIHVFTTKEHPLVLFLDDLQWADSASLKLIQLLITDTDSRYLLVIGAYRDNEVSPTHPLMLTLEEIQKAGAAVNNIVLKPLDFENVNQLVADTLHSETRSKTLAELLFNKTGGNPFFLTQLLQTLHSENLLNFDFMEGCWLWDMEKIQAIGITDFNVVELVARNIQKLPLETQQVLKLAACIGNSFNLDVLAIVNETSMLITANELWEALQAGLILPLSNAYKIPLFFDKEHQGDLLVENVRIGYKFLHDRVQQAAYSLIPEDQKKAVHLKIGQLLLQKTAKSALEENIFDIVNQLNIGLEFIKNPSEKEELAKLNLMAVRKAKAATAYEAAVRYANVGLELLPASGWQNYYELTRDLHVEAVEVEYLNTNYEQAKQLSEIVLRQAESLLEKVKVYEIKIQFYIAQNLMQEAINTALEVLKMLGVFIPKNPNKINILVGVLRTKLTLNVKQIEDLAQLPEMTDPYKLAAMRILIAVLVPAFLTAPSLFPIVTFKMVNLAVRYGNSPLSAYGYTLYGWLLCGALGDINSGYQFGQLGIRLLDQFDARELKCKGINIFNAFIRHWKDHVRETIQPFVEALQISLETGNIEYTGYSAINYCHYIFLKGEHLPKVSAHQRQYIDLMRKLKQEYVIHSISISQQAVLNLLDLSENRCSLIGQSFDENEMLRIFKEANIITSLFITYFYKLMLSYLFKDYKGAIESASLAEQYAAGISGFLILSEHNFYYSLALLGFCSSCDDRETNEIQLSQKQALKLVNLNQTKLKLWAVEAPENYQHKYLLVEAEKARVLGQEVKAMKLYDCAIQGAKEQGYIQEEALGNELAAEFYLACGREKVAKTYMTEAYYGYIRWGATAKVKDLDERYPHLIFRTPQQATLDLDITQTTSSIGKTAQILDLDTVLKSSLVLSGEIVLSNLLNKLMKVVIENAGAQKGFFLSQQENQWVIEAEGFVGEDHVTVTQFISSNAQEKLPVSLLNYVERTRENLVLDDASNVGTFAADPYIAGNQPKSILCSPLIHSGKLTGILYLENNLTKGAFTPDLLKVLNLLTAQISISIENARLYEREREKSQQLEQFLYKLQQTQSQLVQTEKISSLGQLVAGVAHEVNNPVSFINGNLHHATQYVKDLLNHLQLYQKYLPAAPDEILEDAEEIDLEFLMEDLPKMLSSMQVGTDRIKEIMQSLRNFSRVDSAEKKPADIHAGIDSTLMILQHRLKPKGEQKAIVVVKEYGELPLVECYAGQLNQVFMNLLANAIDAMQEARLTSEKEIRIRTELIENNCIAIQIQDNGPGMTEAIQSKLFEPFFTTKPVGKGTGLGLSISHQIVVEKHGGNLQCFSDPEQGAKFVIEIPIQENPN